TTGAATAAACAAGCTGAAGAAGGCTGGCATTTTGTCAAAATGAATAGCTTGGGCATACTGGTTTTTCAAAAAAGGATGCCACAAAACCTTACCTATAGTGTGGATTATTTTACGGGGTCAAAAGAAGATTACGCAGAATATATTGCCTTATACGAACATAGTGGTTGGCAACACGTCACAACTTTTATGAAACGTTACTGTTATTTTGTCAGTAATTGTCCTGCTGCTATTTTTACCGATGAAAAAAGTTATCAAACTCGTATCAGACAAGAATGGCGTCAGCAATTTTTGCAATCGTTGTGGGTCACACTTTTGGGCGTTCTTTTTTACTTAGCAGGCAACTTTTTCTTTGGGGGCAGCTTTGATAATTGGCCGATAATATATTTTGCCGTCACGCTTGTGGCGATCGCTTTTCCAGTAGTTTTATTGATGAGTATGGGAACGATAAAACTGCTCTATCAAAAAAGAACCAAATACTACAATAAACCAGAAAAATTTGCCAAAAAGCAAAATATTGTGCGAGATACAGTGGTGCTAATGATCTTAGGTGCAATTCTTGGGGGATCACTGGCTTTATTATTATAAATTCTGCCCGTAGCTGGCTTTATTTAGACCAAAAAAACGAGGAGTGAAAAAATGCTAACGGTTAAAAATTTGAAAAAAAGTTTTGGGGATTATACCGCAGTAAAAGATTTATCCTTTGAAATACAAGACGGTACGATTATGGGGTTAATTGGGCAAAATGGGGCTGGTAAAACAACCACTTTTCGCTTGATTTTGGATTTTTTAACTCCTGATGAAGGTGAAATTTTATGGAATGGTGAAAAAATTAGTAGTAAAGATTATGACATTATTGGTTATCTGCCAGAAGAACGGGGACTTTATCCCAAGGTCACCATTGAAGAGCAATTGATTTACTTTGCGGAGCTAAGAGGGAAAAAACGCAAAGATATTGTTCCTGAAATTGACAAATGGATGGAAAAGTTTGAAGTGAAGGGAAAGAAAACCGATAAAGTCAAATCTTTGTCAAAAGGAAATCAACAAAAAGTACAGTTAATTGCAACCTTAATTCACGAACCAAAATTGGTTATTTTGGACGAGCCTTTCAGCGGGCTGGATCCAGTGAATGCTGAGTTATTAAAAAATGGTATCATCGAGTTACGCCAAAAAGGTGCGTGTGTCATCTTTTCAAGTCATAATATGGATAACGTTGAGAAGATTTGCGATCATTTGATTATGTTGAAAAATGGCGAAACAGTTTTAAACGGAAAAGTGCGGGAAATCAGAGAATCTTTTGGACGGAGTAAACTGTTTTTGGAGTCCTCCTTGTCACAAGGTGACGTTCAAGCCATTGAAGGCGTAAAAGAGGTCGTAGTCCAAGAAGACAAAAGTTTAGCCATCACATTATCCAATCCAGATGCAGGCAAAGAAATCTTTATGCGAGCGACTCAAAACGGCTATATTCCAATGTTTAATCAACAACCGCCAACCCTAGAGGAGATTTTCAAATGGAAAGCAGGTGACAATCATGAGTAAGTTTTGGGTGATTGCTAAAGATGTCTATAAGAAAAATGTTAAATCAGTTAGTTTCTTAATTTTAATTTTGGCACCATTTTTAATGGGCGCATTTTATTACTTTACTGGCCAATTAGCTGGCAGTTCCGATGTCAATACCATTGGCGTCTACTCAGAGGATGCCGCTTTGGGACAAGCTTTTACCCAATTGGATCATAAAGATTATGATTTTAAAGTCGTCCCGTCAAAAAAAGCAGCGGAAAAAGACTTGGCAAAAGAAAAGCTGGAT
The DNA window shown above is from Enterococcus montenegrensis and carries:
- a CDS encoding DUF2812 domain-containing protein codes for the protein MKIGDKKYLVSLGVAFYPEKEMLRLNKQAEEGWHFVKMNSLGILVFQKRMPQNLTYSVDYFTGSKEDYAEYIALYEHSGWQHVTTFMKRYCYFVSNCPAAIFTDEKSYQTRIRQEWRQQFLQSLWVTLLGVLFYLAGNFFFGGSFDNWPIIYFAVTLVAIAFPVVLLMSMGTIKLLYQKRTKYYNKPEKFAKKQNIVRDTVVLMILGAILGGSLALLL
- a CDS encoding ABC transporter ATP-binding protein; amino-acid sequence: MLTVKNLKKSFGDYTAVKDLSFEIQDGTIMGLIGQNGAGKTTTFRLILDFLTPDEGEILWNGEKISSKDYDIIGYLPEERGLYPKVTIEEQLIYFAELRGKKRKDIVPEIDKWMEKFEVKGKKTDKVKSLSKGNQQKVQLIATLIHEPKLVILDEPFSGLDPVNAELLKNGIIELRQKGACVIFSSHNMDNVEKICDHLIMLKNGETVLNGKVREIRESFGRSKLFLESSLSQGDVQAIEGVKEVVVQEDKSLAITLSNPDAGKEIFMRATQNGYIPMFNQQPPTLEEIFKWKAGDNHE